The following proteins are encoded in a genomic region of Corythoichthys intestinalis isolate RoL2023-P3 chromosome 5, ASM3026506v1, whole genome shotgun sequence:
- the lingo1a gene encoding leucine-rich repeat and immunoglobulin-like domain-containing nogo receptor-interacting protein 1 isoform X1 — MKPGDSWMFLTDALVTDKMAAREATGHSFLVTCWQPILILMLSTVLSASSTGCPSRCECNVPERSVMCHRKKLMTVPEGIPAETRLLDLSKNRIRTINPDEFANFANLEQLELSENTISTIEPGAFNNLFGLRTLGLRSNKLKLIQLGVFTGLSNLTQLDISENKIVILLDYMFQDLYNLRSLEVGDNDLVFISHRAFHGLSSLEHLSLEKCNLSSVPTEAFTHLHSLITLKLRHLNINVIRDYSFKRLFRLKVLEIANWPYLDTMTPNCLYGLNLTSLTIANANLTTIPYVALRHLVYLRFLNLSYNPIHTIDGNKLHDLLRLQEFHIVGGRLAMIEPYSFRGLNYLKILNVSGNSLTTLEESAFHSVGNLETLALYDNPLACDCRMLWVFRRRWRLNFNRQQPTCASPEFVQGKEFKDFPDVLQPNYFTCRKSRIRDRKPQQQFVDEGAIVHFTCEADGDPAPVIMWLSPQKKFITTKTIGRISVLPDGTLEVRYAQIQDNGTYVCIAINAGGNDTSQAHLHIHSYSPDWPVQPNKTFAFISNQPAETGANDTRANVPFPFDIKTLIIATTMGFISFLGVVLFCLVLLFLWSRGKGNTKHNIEIEYVPRKSDAGMSSSTVDAPRKFNMKMI, encoded by the coding sequence GTAACCGATAAGATGGCGGCTCGGGAAGCGACTGGGCACAGCTTCCTGGTGACGTGCTGGCAGCCCATTCTGATCCTGATGCTGAGCACCGTGCTGTCCGCCTCTTCTACCGGCTGTCCGTCCCGCTGTGAGTGCAACGTGCCAGAGCGCTCTGTGATGTGCCACCGCAAGAAGCTCATGACGGTTCCTGAGGGAATCCCAGCAGAAACACGTCTGCTGGACCTCAGCAAGAACCGCATAAGAACCATCAACCCGGACGAGTTTGCCAACTTCGCCAACCTGGAGCAGCTGGAGCTCAGCGAGAACACGATCTCTACGATCGAACCCGGCGCATTTAACAACCTTTTCGGGTTACGGACATTAGGGCTCCGTAGCAACAAGCTAAAGCTGATCCAGCTCGGGGTCTTCACGGGCCTGAGTAACCTAACTCAGCTAGACATAAGTGAGAACAAGATCGTCATCTTGCTGGACTATATGTTCCAGGATTTGTACAACCTGCGCTCTTTAGAGGTGGGCGACAACGATCTGGTTTTTATCTCCCACCGGGCTTTTCACGGCCTGAGTAGCCTTGAGCATTTGAGTCTTGAGAAGTGCAACCTGTCCTCTGTGCCTACAGAGGCCTTCACCCACCTGCACAGTCTGATCACGCTCAAGTTGCGCCACCTCAACATCAACGTCATAAGGGATTACTCCTTTAAACGCCTCTTTAGGCTAAAAGTGCTGGAGATCGCAAATTGGCCATATTTGGATACAATGACCCCAAATTGCTTGTACGGATTAAACCTTACCTCCCTGACCATTGCAAATGCTAACCTTACCACCATTCCTTACGTCGCCCTAAGGCACTTGGTCTACTTACGCTTTCTTAATCTCTCCTACAACCCAATCCATACTATTGATGGAAATAAGCTCCACGATCTGCTCCGTCTTCAGGAGTTTCACATAGTTGGAGGGCGACTGGCCATGATCGAGCCCTACTCTTTCCGGGGTCTCAACTACCTGAAGATTCTCAACGTGTCTGGGAATTCACTGACCACTTTAGAGGAGTCTGCGTTCCATTCGGTTGGCAACTTGGAAACTCTAGCCTTGTACGACAATCCCCTGGCTTGCGACTGCCGCATGTTGTGGGTATTCCGGCGACGCTGGAGACTCAACTTCAACCGGCAGCAGCCTACCTGCGCCTCTCCTGAATTCGTCCAAGGCAAAGAGTTTAAGGACTTCCCAGATGTCCTGCAGCCCAACTACTTCACCTGTCGTAAATCCAGGATTAGGGATCGCAAACCGCAACAGCAGTTTGTCGACGAAGGAGCCATCGTTCACTTCACCTGCGAGGCGGACGGCGATCCGGCTCCTGTGATCATGTGGCTCTCCCCGCAAAAGAAGTTCATCACCACCAAAACAATCGGAAGGATCTCTGTGTTGCCAGATGGTACCCTGGAGGTCCGTTACGCTCAGATTCAGGACAATGGAACATATGTGTGTATAGCTATCAACGCAGGTGGGAATGACACCTCTCAGGCTCACCTGCACATTCACAGCTATTCGCCCGATTGGCCAGTCCAACCCAACAAGACTTTTGCTTTCATTTCCAACCAACCAGCAGAGACTGGCGCTAACGACACGCGAGCCAACGTCCCTTTCCCCTTCGATATAAAGACATTGATCATCGCGACCACGATGGGCTTCATTTCCTTTCTGGGCGTTGTCTTGTTCTGCCTGGTGCTGCTCTTCCTTTGGAGCAGAGGCAAAGGGAACACAAAGCACAACATCGAGATCGAGTACGTGCCGCGCAAATCGGACGCTGGCATGAGCAGCAGCACGGTGGACGCTCCTCGCAAGTTTAACATGAAAATGATTTAA
- the lingo1a gene encoding leucine-rich repeat and immunoglobulin-like domain-containing nogo receptor-interacting protein 1 isoform X2: protein MAAREATGHSFLVTCWQPILILMLSTVLSASSTGCPSRCECNVPERSVMCHRKKLMTVPEGIPAETRLLDLSKNRIRTINPDEFANFANLEQLELSENTISTIEPGAFNNLFGLRTLGLRSNKLKLIQLGVFTGLSNLTQLDISENKIVILLDYMFQDLYNLRSLEVGDNDLVFISHRAFHGLSSLEHLSLEKCNLSSVPTEAFTHLHSLITLKLRHLNINVIRDYSFKRLFRLKVLEIANWPYLDTMTPNCLYGLNLTSLTIANANLTTIPYVALRHLVYLRFLNLSYNPIHTIDGNKLHDLLRLQEFHIVGGRLAMIEPYSFRGLNYLKILNVSGNSLTTLEESAFHSVGNLETLALYDNPLACDCRMLWVFRRRWRLNFNRQQPTCASPEFVQGKEFKDFPDVLQPNYFTCRKSRIRDRKPQQQFVDEGAIVHFTCEADGDPAPVIMWLSPQKKFITTKTIGRISVLPDGTLEVRYAQIQDNGTYVCIAINAGGNDTSQAHLHIHSYSPDWPVQPNKTFAFISNQPAETGANDTRANVPFPFDIKTLIIATTMGFISFLGVVLFCLVLLFLWSRGKGNTKHNIEIEYVPRKSDAGMSSSTVDAPRKFNMKMI from the coding sequence ATGGCGGCTCGGGAAGCGACTGGGCACAGCTTCCTGGTGACGTGCTGGCAGCCCATTCTGATCCTGATGCTGAGCACCGTGCTGTCCGCCTCTTCTACCGGCTGTCCGTCCCGCTGTGAGTGCAACGTGCCAGAGCGCTCTGTGATGTGCCACCGCAAGAAGCTCATGACGGTTCCTGAGGGAATCCCAGCAGAAACACGTCTGCTGGACCTCAGCAAGAACCGCATAAGAACCATCAACCCGGACGAGTTTGCCAACTTCGCCAACCTGGAGCAGCTGGAGCTCAGCGAGAACACGATCTCTACGATCGAACCCGGCGCATTTAACAACCTTTTCGGGTTACGGACATTAGGGCTCCGTAGCAACAAGCTAAAGCTGATCCAGCTCGGGGTCTTCACGGGCCTGAGTAACCTAACTCAGCTAGACATAAGTGAGAACAAGATCGTCATCTTGCTGGACTATATGTTCCAGGATTTGTACAACCTGCGCTCTTTAGAGGTGGGCGACAACGATCTGGTTTTTATCTCCCACCGGGCTTTTCACGGCCTGAGTAGCCTTGAGCATTTGAGTCTTGAGAAGTGCAACCTGTCCTCTGTGCCTACAGAGGCCTTCACCCACCTGCACAGTCTGATCACGCTCAAGTTGCGCCACCTCAACATCAACGTCATAAGGGATTACTCCTTTAAACGCCTCTTTAGGCTAAAAGTGCTGGAGATCGCAAATTGGCCATATTTGGATACAATGACCCCAAATTGCTTGTACGGATTAAACCTTACCTCCCTGACCATTGCAAATGCTAACCTTACCACCATTCCTTACGTCGCCCTAAGGCACTTGGTCTACTTACGCTTTCTTAATCTCTCCTACAACCCAATCCATACTATTGATGGAAATAAGCTCCACGATCTGCTCCGTCTTCAGGAGTTTCACATAGTTGGAGGGCGACTGGCCATGATCGAGCCCTACTCTTTCCGGGGTCTCAACTACCTGAAGATTCTCAACGTGTCTGGGAATTCACTGACCACTTTAGAGGAGTCTGCGTTCCATTCGGTTGGCAACTTGGAAACTCTAGCCTTGTACGACAATCCCCTGGCTTGCGACTGCCGCATGTTGTGGGTATTCCGGCGACGCTGGAGACTCAACTTCAACCGGCAGCAGCCTACCTGCGCCTCTCCTGAATTCGTCCAAGGCAAAGAGTTTAAGGACTTCCCAGATGTCCTGCAGCCCAACTACTTCACCTGTCGTAAATCCAGGATTAGGGATCGCAAACCGCAACAGCAGTTTGTCGACGAAGGAGCCATCGTTCACTTCACCTGCGAGGCGGACGGCGATCCGGCTCCTGTGATCATGTGGCTCTCCCCGCAAAAGAAGTTCATCACCACCAAAACAATCGGAAGGATCTCTGTGTTGCCAGATGGTACCCTGGAGGTCCGTTACGCTCAGATTCAGGACAATGGAACATATGTGTGTATAGCTATCAACGCAGGTGGGAATGACACCTCTCAGGCTCACCTGCACATTCACAGCTATTCGCCCGATTGGCCAGTCCAACCCAACAAGACTTTTGCTTTCATTTCCAACCAACCAGCAGAGACTGGCGCTAACGACACGCGAGCCAACGTCCCTTTCCCCTTCGATATAAAGACATTGATCATCGCGACCACGATGGGCTTCATTTCCTTTCTGGGCGTTGTCTTGTTCTGCCTGGTGCTGCTCTTCCTTTGGAGCAGAGGCAAAGGGAACACAAAGCACAACATCGAGATCGAGTACGTGCCGCGCAAATCGGACGCTGGCATGAGCAGCAGCACGGTGGACGCTCCTCGCAAGTTTAACATGAAAATGATTTAA